One Archangium violaceum genomic window, GCGGGTACCGGCGGCGGTGTTGATGCGGTCCTCCTCCCCATGGAGCATCAGCAGCGGGAGGCGCAGGTCCGCGGCATGGGCCTTCACCCACTCGCCCGCGTCGAGCGCCTCCGCGGCCCAGCGCACCGAGCACCTGCGGTGGACGAGTGGATCGCCCAGGTAGTGGGCAACCACCGTGGGGTCCTTGCACAGGGCCTCGGCCTCGAGGGGCACGTCGAGCGCGAAGGTCGGCCACAGGCGTGAGAGGATTCGCGCCGAGGTCACCAGCAGCGGGGTCGCCACGCCCACGGACTCGAACGGGGGGCCGCTGATGATCGTCCCGCTCAGGCCCTCCGGGTGCCGCAGCACGTAGTCCAGGACGATGAGCCCGCCCATGCTGTGGCCGTAGATGAAGAGGGGCCGGCCGGGCTCCCGGGTGGAGATCCTCCCGAGGAAGGCCTTCACGTCCTCCCGGTACTCCGACCACGACATCAGGTGTCCCCGCTGTCCCGGGGAGCGCCCATG contains:
- a CDS encoding alpha/beta hydrolase is translated as MEHTQDTVGSAGGLKLYYQAWKPPGQPRTVVAIIHGIGEHSGRFKNIVDYLVARSHAVYALDLRGHGRSPGQRGHLMSWSEYREDVKAFLGRISTREPGRPLFIYGHSMGGLIVLDYVLRHPEGLSGTIISGPPFESVGVATPLLVTSARILSRLWPTFALDVPLEAEALCKDPTVVAHYLGDPLVHRRCSVRWAAEALDAGEWVKAHAADLRLPLLMLHGEEDRINTAAGTRRFFESVSLADKALHLVPGGYHEPHSDPGYEQVLQRVEDHLLSHMPEAARP